A genomic segment from Deinococcus humi encodes:
- a CDS encoding DUF2171 domain-containing protein has product MTQNQNADAGQITERIAKDLKARLDQGGEHMQVKDNNGEHVGTVDHLEGDRVKLTRSDSSDGQHHYVPLSQVESMDDVAVYLNVTREEAMK; this is encoded by the coding sequence ATGACACAGAACCAGAACGCAGACGCTGGCCAGATCACCGAACGCATTGCCAAGGACCTCAAGGCGCGTCTGGACCAGGGCGGCGAGCACATGCAGGTCAAGGACAACAATGGCGAGCATGTCGGCACGGTGGATCACCTGGAAGGCGACAGAGTCAAATTGACCAGGAGCGACAGCAGCGACGGCCAGCACCACTACGTTCCGCTCTCGCAGGTGGAAAGCATGGACGACGTGGCGGTCTACCTCAATGTGACCCGCGAAGAAGCGATGAAGTAA